The Haloferax sp. Atlit-12N genome window below encodes:
- a CDS encoding DUF255 domain-containing protein, whose protein sequence is MTDETRVEWREWGPDAFAEARAADKPILLSLSATWCEDCHEMDAETYAEPRIAANLNDGFVPIRVNVDRQPRIRERYNMGGFPSTVFLAPDGHPITGATFIGPDGMRQVIDRVREVWEKKGADAGRLPRALRGDLPPAGEVSPRIESHLAGQLEVAFDEAHGGWGDAAKFPLPRTVEFALKRDRSRALRSLDAIRDGLYDPVEGGFFRYADDAAWSKPNREKTLKSNAALLRAFANGYRYTGEDAYLDPAAGTAEFLVDSLWTGTGFAGSMGPAAGTDYYLLGKEGRDNAPGPRTDLTVYAGGNALAADALLVLAGLTDDERAREFGSRALARVAEDLVDDGVVTHFRSGGDVGETLLLEDQARVVAAACRARQVLGDESVAGDPLLDFAADAADAAIGELFDEGSFLDGPASGEALLSSPLRPLDGNVEMANALLDLAALTGDERYREVAQETIAAFAGAWDRIGVQIAAYGTAAARLLRDPLLVELNDGVGSDLHRAALRVADHEALVVPDADADDLADGTARVSAGETTVDATTPEELMQAVSSVTPDA, encoded by the coding sequence ATGACCGACGAGACGCGCGTCGAATGGCGAGAGTGGGGCCCCGACGCGTTCGCCGAGGCGCGAGCGGCGGACAAGCCAATCCTGCTGTCGCTGTCGGCGACGTGGTGCGAGGACTGTCACGAGATGGACGCCGAGACGTACGCGGAGCCGCGAATCGCGGCGAATCTCAACGACGGCTTCGTTCCGATTCGGGTGAACGTGGACCGCCAACCGCGCATCCGCGAGCGGTACAACATGGGCGGCTTCCCCTCGACCGTCTTCCTCGCGCCCGACGGCCACCCCATCACGGGCGCGACGTTCATCGGCCCCGACGGCATGCGGCAGGTCATCGACCGCGTGCGTGAGGTGTGGGAGAAGAAGGGCGCTGACGCCGGCCGTCTCCCGCGAGCGCTCAGAGGCGACCTCCCGCCCGCGGGCGAGGTTTCCCCCCGAATCGAGTCGCACCTCGCCGGCCAGTTGGAAGTCGCCTTCGACGAGGCCCACGGCGGCTGGGGCGACGCCGCGAAGTTCCCGCTCCCGCGGACCGTCGAGTTCGCGCTGAAGCGCGACCGAAGCCGAGCGCTCCGGTCGCTCGACGCGATTCGCGACGGCCTGTACGACCCCGTCGAGGGCGGCTTCTTCCGCTACGCCGACGACGCCGCGTGGTCGAAGCCGAACCGCGAGAAGACGCTCAAATCGAACGCCGCGCTCCTGCGGGCGTTCGCCAACGGCTACCGCTACACCGGCGAGGACGCCTACCTCGACCCGGCCGCGGGAACCGCCGAGTTCCTCGTCGACTCGCTGTGGACGGGAACCGGCTTCGCGGGGAGCATGGGTCCCGCCGCGGGGACGGACTACTACCTCCTCGGGAAGGAGGGCCGCGACAACGCGCCCGGCCCGCGGACCGACCTCACCGTCTACGCCGGCGGCAACGCCCTCGCCGCGGACGCGCTGTTGGTTCTCGCGGGGCTCACCGACGACGAGCGGGCCCGCGAGTTCGGCTCCCGCGCGCTCGCTCGCGTCGCCGAGGACCTCGTTGACGACGGCGTCGTGACCCACTTCCGGTCCGGCGGCGACGTGGGCGAGACGCTTCTGCTCGAAGACCAAGCGCGCGTGGTCGCCGCCGCCTGCCGCGCCCGGCAGGTGCTCGGCGACGAGTCGGTGGCGGGCGACCCGCTTCTCGATTTCGCCGCCGATGCCGCCGACGCCGCCATCGGCGAACTGTTCGACGAGGGCTCGTTCCTCGACGGCCCCGCGAGCGGCGAGGCGCTCCTGTCGTCGCCGCTCCGACCGCTCGACGGGAACGTGGAGATGGCGAACGCGCTGCTCGACCTCGCAGCGCTCACGGGCGACGAGCGCTACCGCGAGGTGGCACAGGAGACTATCGCGGCGTTCGCTGGCGCGTGGGACCGAATCGGCGTACAGATTGCCGCCTACGGGACCGCGGCGGCGCGTCTGCTCCGCGACCCGCTTCTCGTCGAACTCAACGACGGCGTCGGCTCCGACCTCCACCGGGCGGCGCTTCGCGTCGCGGACCACGAGGCGCTCGTGGTTCCCGACGCCGACGCCGACGACCTCGCCGACGGGACCGCGCGCGTCAGCGCCGGCGAGACGACGGTGGACGCAACCACTCCCGAGGAGTTGATGCAGGCGGTCTCCTCAGTCACGCCCGACGCCTGA
- a CDS encoding DUF5815 family protein yields MSEPSVPGGRGAVLDLPCGETKRVRELDLGKREFDCPCGDSHAVVMDVHPPDRFLPEFLVEILQETIETTSDDMPEFGTAHLMGIVLEEFPEAVVSEDVSEDGELGAGIVWVTDFDSRRLHEIIVELVVELMEHAVSHADDDDVVSEFESKMLQFDVSEFVDQYRAQRDLDPEPYM; encoded by the coding sequence ATGTCTGAACCGAGCGTTCCCGGCGGCCGCGGGGCCGTCTTGGACCTCCCCTGCGGCGAGACGAAGCGCGTCCGGGAACTCGACTTGGGCAAACGGGAGTTCGACTGTCCGTGCGGCGACAGCCACGCCGTCGTCATGGACGTTCACCCGCCCGACCGTTTCCTCCCGGAGTTCCTCGTCGAAATCCTTCAGGAGACCATCGAGACCACGAGCGACGACATGCCCGAGTTCGGGACGGCCCACCTCATGGGCATCGTCCTCGAGGAGTTCCCCGAGGCCGTCGTCTCCGAAGACGTGTCCGAGGACGGCGAACTCGGCGCGGGTATCGTCTGGGTGACCGATTTCGATTCTCGAAGGCTCCACGAGATAATCGTCGAACTCGTCGTGGAACTGATGGAACACGCCGTCAGCCACGCCGACGACGACGACGTCGTCTCGGAGTTCGAGTCGAAGATGCTGCAGTTCGACGTGAGCGAGTTCGTCGACCAGTACCGCGCCCAGCGCGACCTCGACCCCGAACCCTACATGTAG
- a CDS encoding DUF3604 domain-containing protein produces MFDAEPTGTLGKFAETMRVFAERRPSVRDLLRSRTGSLDRIHAVLPSTVAVGESLDLTVQVWDEYERLHGAYDGDLRVSATDDTATYPDRVSLAGDDEGYVRLADAVSFETPGVHYLTFSRPGFDERYVSNPVSVSADSPDERVYWGDIHLHSRLSDGTGNLKKGYRFGRDAMDLDVVAYTDHDTMGFFIPPSLQRALMHGWYFDRSRRVADRFNDPDEFVTLVGYEWTKQPNCGGHVNVYFEDADDAVLLDSRGGTTDTYEKLWSRLREFESTRDSRVVTIPHHPTERMYPFDFSAVEYDDELAPLVEVYSQWGSGELPGDEGNPFPLAMGRGETGESGHFVRDALSMGHRVGLVAGADYHGPHPGHSLIHADPHLPSVREWVEDGVGWSSIWRVWNERSYPGGLSAFRAPELTREAVFESLRSRRVYGTTQPHRILASLSVGGVEPGQNDSSLRLAARDELREVDIEVAGTAPLERVEVVKNGETWRSQAITSDPDAPLSAYTTSVSWTDDDPVEGTVWDDDRRSAADAYYLRITQVPRDCEFPGTAWVGPVWVEPPD; encoded by the coding sequence GTGTTCGACGCCGAGCCCACCGGAACCCTCGGGAAGTTCGCGGAGACGATGCGCGTCTTCGCCGAGCGGCGGCCGTCCGTCCGCGACCTGTTGCGCAGTCGAACCGGGTCGCTCGACCGCATCCACGCGGTCCTGCCGTCGACCGTCGCGGTCGGCGAGTCGCTCGACCTCACAGTACAGGTGTGGGACGAGTACGAACGACTCCACGGCGCGTACGACGGCGACCTACGGGTGTCTGCGACGGACGATACTGCGACGTATCCAGACCGCGTCTCCCTCGCCGGCGACGACGAGGGCTACGTCAGACTCGCCGACGCCGTCTCCTTCGAGACGCCCGGCGTCCACTACCTGACCTTTTCGCGGCCCGGGTTCGACGAACGGTACGTCTCGAACCCCGTGTCCGTCTCCGCCGACTCCCCCGACGAGCGCGTCTACTGGGGTGATATCCACCTGCACTCGCGGCTCTCGGACGGCACGGGGAACTTGAAGAAGGGGTATCGGTTCGGCCGCGACGCGATGGACCTCGACGTCGTCGCCTACACCGACCACGACACGATGGGGTTTTTCATCCCGCCGTCGCTCCAGCGCGCCCTCATGCACGGGTGGTACTTCGACCGGTCGCGCCGCGTCGCCGACCGGTTTAACGACCCAGACGAGTTCGTGACGCTCGTCGGCTACGAGTGGACGAAACAGCCCAACTGCGGCGGCCACGTCAACGTCTACTTCGAGGACGCCGACGACGCCGTCCTTCTGGACTCCCGCGGCGGGACGACGGACACCTACGAGAAGCTCTGGAGTCGCCTCCGCGAGTTCGAGTCGACCCGCGACTCGCGGGTCGTGACGATTCCGCATCACCCGACCGAACGCATGTACCCCTTCGACTTCTCGGCCGTCGAGTACGACGACGAACTCGCGCCGCTCGTCGAGGTGTACTCGCAGTGGGGGTCGGGCGAACTCCCGGGCGACGAGGGGAACCCGTTTCCGCTGGCGATGGGTCGCGGCGAGACCGGCGAGTCGGGCCACTTCGTCCGCGACGCGCTCTCGATGGGCCACCGGGTCGGCCTCGTCGCGGGCGCGGACTACCACGGCCCGCACCCCGGGCACTCGCTCATCCACGCCGACCCGCACCTCCCCTCCGTTCGCGAGTGGGTCGAAGACGGCGTCGGCTGGTCGAGCATCTGGCGTGTCTGGAACGAGCGGAGCTACCCGGGCGGTCTCTCGGCGTTCCGCGCGCCCGAACTCACCCGCGAGGCGGTGTTCGAGAGCCTCCGGAGCCGCCGCGTCTACGGGACGACCCAGCCGCACCGCATCCTCGCGTCTCTCTCCGTCGGGGGCGTCGAACCCGGGCAGAACGACAGTTCGCTCCGCCTCGCCGCCCGAGACGAACTCCGCGAGGTCGACATCGAGGTCGCGGGGACCGCCCCGCTCGAACGCGTCGAGGTCGTGAAAAACGGCGAGACGTGGCGGTCGCAGGCGATTACCTCGGACCCCGACGCGCCGCTTTCGGCGTACACGACGTCCGTCTCGTGGACCGACGACGACCCGGTCGAGGGGACGGTCTGGGACGACGACCGGCGCTCGGCCGCCGACGCGTACTACCTCCGGATTACCCAGGTCCCGCGGGACTGCGAGTTCCCCGGGACCGCGTGGGTGGGCCCGGTCTGGGTCGAACCGCCGGACTGA
- a CDS encoding TrmB family transcriptional regulator yields MTSLRDLGLSEYEARAYRALLRTGATTAKELSRASDVPMGRVYDVLNSLEQYHLIRSQAASRPKKYVAVEPDTALDRLLESKRQELAEKAEQYENVVAELTDELDAAEPVHDQFWTAAVGADETIDLLVERLAAADDSLVMVAGTPSPQFDLDAVGDLVVDELEAALDRGVEVSMLMSPGLVDNLPESVGQSYMNRLSSAENFHVRTAENVTGVFNLIDDVEVCIEVPNPLNPGQAFAMIDLKDPEFAANLRETFDPRWEEAAPLPL; encoded by the coding sequence ATGACCAGTCTGCGAGACCTCGGGTTATCCGAATACGAGGCCCGTGCCTACCGCGCGCTCCTGCGGACGGGCGCGACGACGGCCAAGGAGTTATCGCGCGCCAGCGACGTGCCTATGGGCCGCGTCTACGACGTGCTGAACAGCCTCGAACAGTACCACCTCATCCGGAGTCAGGCGGCTAGCCGGCCGAAGAAGTACGTCGCCGTCGAGCCCGACACGGCGCTCGACCGCCTGCTCGAATCGAAGCGCCAAGAGCTGGCCGAGAAGGCCGAGCAGTACGAGAACGTCGTCGCCGAGTTGACCGACGAACTCGACGCCGCGGAGCCGGTCCACGACCAGTTCTGGACGGCCGCGGTCGGCGCGGACGAGACCATCGACCTGCTCGTCGAGCGACTCGCGGCGGCCGACGACTCGCTCGTGATGGTCGCCGGGACGCCCTCGCCGCAGTTCGACCTCGACGCCGTCGGCGACCTCGTCGTCGACGAACTGGAGGCCGCGCTCGACCGCGGGGTCGAGGTTTCGATGCTCATGTCGCCGGGCCTCGTCGACAACCTGCCCGAGAGCGTCGGCCAGAGCTACATGAACCGGCTGTCGAGCGCGGAGAACTTCCACGTGCGAACTGCCGAGAACGTCACGGGCGTGTTCAACCTCATCGACGACGTGGAGGTCTGTATCGAGGTGCCGAACCCCCTCAACCCCGGACAGGCGTTCGCCATGATAGACCTGAAAGACCCCGAGTTCGCGGCGAACCTTCGAGAGACGTTCGACCCGCGCTGGGAGGAAGCGGCACCGCTCCCGCTGTAG
- a CDS encoding NAD(P)/FAD-dependent oxidoreductase: MSQSYVIVGDGIAGASAAETLREEEPDADITIITDEGEPLYNRILIKEFAKGKLPEAPISIHDESWYDDRDVDLELNTLVTDIDPEAHTVTAHDGTEYDYDKLLLAIGGTPTQLPVENSDAEGIHHFWTFQDARDIKEHIEGADNSVVIGAGLLGIDLAAITAAQEVEGKYLMRGKAWWRYALSEEGAEIIHEALRERNVEPVFDSGVDHFEVDENDRVTTAVDPNGDRYDADFVGIAIGLNFNTEILGGTDIEYDNGIYTDEFMRTNHDDIFAAGDITEFHDLILGDRAQNGAWGSAKEQGTIAAKNMVDYGSEEFRWVSSYSITHFDFPFLSFGHPTLGDDHVEAKYSDTEWRRLAIKDGKIVGGVLIGDLSPQTKYKKLMREQVDVSGQKEILVKQDFQLDDLEGAAAEQ; the protein is encoded by the coding sequence ATGAGCCAATCGTACGTGATCGTCGGCGACGGTATCGCCGGGGCCTCAGCGGCTGAGACACTCCGCGAAGAGGAACCCGACGCCGACATCACTATCATCACGGACGAGGGCGAACCGCTGTACAACCGCATTCTCATCAAGGAATTCGCCAAGGGCAAACTGCCCGAGGCCCCCATCTCCATCCACGACGAGTCGTGGTACGACGACCGCGACGTTGACCTCGAACTCAACACGCTCGTCACGGATATCGACCCCGAGGCCCACACCGTCACCGCCCACGACGGCACCGAGTACGACTACGACAAACTCCTTCTCGCCATCGGCGGCACGCCGACCCAACTCCCCGTCGAGAACTCCGACGCGGAAGGCATCCACCACTTCTGGACGTTCCAGGACGCCCGCGACATCAAAGAGCACATCGAGGGCGCGGACAACTCCGTCGTCATCGGCGCGGGCCTGCTCGGCATCGACCTCGCGGCCATCACGGCCGCACAGGAGGTCGAGGGCAAGTACCTCATGCGCGGCAAGGCGTGGTGGCGCTACGCGCTCTCCGAGGAAGGCGCGGAAATCATCCACGAGGCGCTCCGCGAGCGCAACGTCGAACCCGTCTTCGACTCCGGCGTCGACCACTTCGAGGTCGACGAGAACGACCGCGTCACGACCGCCGTCGACCCCAACGGCGACCGCTACGACGCCGACTTCGTCGGCATCGCCATCGGCCTGAACTTCAACACGGAGATTCTCGGTGGCACCGACATCGAGTACGACAACGGCATCTACACGGACGAGTTCATGCGGACGAACCACGATGACATCTTCGCGGCCGGTGACATCACCGAGTTCCACGACCTCATCCTCGGCGACCGCGCCCAGAACGGCGCGTGGGGCTCCGCCAAAGAGCAAGGCACCATCGCGGCCAAGAACATGGTCGACTACGGCTCCGAGGAGTTCCGCTGGGTCTCGTCGTACTCCATCACCCACTTCGACTTCCCGTTCCTCTCGTTCGGCCACCCGACGCTCGGCGACGACCACGTCGAGGCCAAGTACTCCGACACCGAGTGGCGGCGCCTCGCCATCAAGGACGGCAAAATCGTCGGCGGCGTCCTCATCGGCGACCTCTCGCCGCAGACGAAGTACAAGAAGCTCATGCGCGAACAGGTCGACGTCAGCGGGCAGAAGGAGATCCTCGTGAAGCAGGACTTCCAGCTCGACGACCTCGAAGGCGCGGCGGCAGAACAGTAA
- a CDS encoding sodium:calcium antiporter: MASVPVLVAFTAAGAILAWKGGDMLVQASDRLGAYYGLPAIVQGAIIAAVGSSFPELSSIVIATVRYQSFDIGVGAVVGSAVYNILIIPSVSAMVGEGGRLASNRDLVYKEAQFYLLSIAVLVLTFSLAVIYRPAADTASLDGFVSPALALIPLALYGLYLFMQYHDTLEHRAELTAAVNDVDPRREWAALVASLAVILVGAELLVRAAVGLGDAFGTSPFLWGLTVVAAGTSLPDTFVSVAAARQGNAPMSLANVFGSNVFALLVALPVGILVAGGAVIAFEEVVPMMSFLTGASVVFFAVLRTEMALTRGESYVLLGTYALFVAWLVAESLGVTRFLA, from the coding sequence GTGGCATCAGTTCCGGTTCTCGTCGCGTTCACAGCCGCCGGCGCGATTCTCGCGTGGAAGGGCGGCGACATGCTCGTGCAGGCCTCGGACCGTTTGGGCGCGTACTACGGACTCCCCGCCATCGTGCAGGGAGCCATCATCGCCGCCGTGGGGTCGAGTTTCCCCGAGCTATCGAGCATCGTCATCGCCACGGTCCGGTACCAGTCGTTCGACATCGGCGTCGGCGCGGTCGTCGGGTCGGCCGTCTACAACATCCTCATCATCCCGTCCGTGTCGGCGATGGTCGGCGAGGGCGGACGGCTCGCCTCGAACCGCGACCTCGTCTACAAGGAGGCGCAGTTCTACCTGCTTTCTATCGCCGTCCTCGTGCTCACCTTCTCGCTCGCGGTCATCTACCGGCCCGCGGCGGACACCGCGAGCCTCGACGGGTTCGTGAGTCCCGCGCTCGCGCTCATCCCGCTGGCGCTGTACGGCCTGTACCTGTTCATGCAGTACCATGACACGCTGGAGCACCGCGCCGAACTCACCGCCGCCGTCAACGACGTGGACCCGAGACGCGAATGGGCCGCTCTCGTGGCGTCGCTCGCGGTTATCCTCGTCGGGGCCGAACTGCTCGTCCGCGCGGCGGTCGGCCTCGGCGACGCCTTCGGCACGTCACCGTTCCTCTGGGGGCTGACGGTCGTCGCCGCCGGCACGAGCCTCCCCGACACGTTCGTCAGCGTCGCGGCCGCCCGGCAGGGAAACGCGCCGATGAGCCTCGCCAACGTCTTCGGGAGCAACGTGTTCGCGCTCCTCGTCGCCCTCCCGGTCGGCATCCTCGTCGCCGGGGGCGCGGTCATCGCCTTCGAGGAGGTCGTCCCGATGATGAGCTTCCTCACGGGCGCGTCGGTCGTCTTCTTCGCCGTCCTCCGGACCGAGATGGCGCTGACGCGCGGCGAGTCGTACGTCCTCCTCGGAACCTACGCGCTGTTCGTCGCGTGGCTGGTCGCAGAAAGCCTCGGCGTGACGAGGTTCCTCGCCTGA
- a CDS encoding FxsA family protein — MRTRTLMALLLLIPLSDALLLVVVAQYINLVPTVALVVLTGLVGMLIVRAEGRHTLRSLQSKFAGGDLPTNEVMDGGLLIAAGAFLLTPGLVTDTIGFLLAIPVTRYPIREVLKRFVVKPYLDKRADGFVTGNVWTTGFPQGDFGPGGPGGPGGSPGPSGGNGSGGSSGTGSSGSSGGDGVYDADPDSYRFDGDGNDSK, encoded by the coding sequence ATGCGAACGCGCACGCTGATGGCGCTCTTGCTCCTCATCCCCCTCTCCGACGCGTTGCTACTCGTGGTCGTCGCGCAGTACATCAACCTCGTGCCGACGGTCGCGCTCGTCGTCCTGACCGGGCTCGTCGGGATGCTCATCGTCCGCGCCGAGGGGCGACACACCCTCAGAAGCCTCCAGTCGAAGTTCGCCGGGGGCGACCTCCCGACGAACGAGGTCATGGACGGCGGCCTGCTCATCGCCGCGGGCGCGTTCCTCCTCACGCCGGGGCTCGTCACCGACACCATCGGCTTCCTGCTCGCCATCCCGGTGACTCGGTACCCCATCCGCGAGGTGCTCAAGCGCTTCGTCGTCAAGCCGTACCTCGACAAGCGCGCCGACGGCTTCGTCACCGGCAACGTCTGGACGACCGGCTTCCCGCAGGGCGACTTCGGTCCCGGCGGTCCCGGTGGCCCCGGTGGTTCGCCCGGCCCGAGCGGTGGAAACGGTTCGGGCGGAAGCAGTGGGACCGGCAGTAGCGGGAGTAGCGGCGGCGACGGCGTCTACGACGCCGACCCCGACTCCTACCGGTTCGACGGCGACGGCAACGACTCCAAGTAG
- a CDS encoding S66 peptidase family protein → MPAVFTTPPPLDAGSRVAVVAPSRPIDESHLDRACARLRDVFSLDPVVFESARRDWEWLRNNPAARAEDVMEAFEDPSIRGVIAVTGGDDQLRILPHLDPARLTASPTRFFGFSDNDNLRLFLWNHGIVSYGATLHPTLTVDPEIHPYVERYLRRAFFERSIGVVEPAPEWTDDWFDFDTEEPREWHDNPGRTWRGDDRVTGRLWGANFSILKWHLQTGRYLPDPEELDGAVLALETSEDVPLPREVRYTLRAMGERGLLERFDGVVVGRPRTYSPGLEWEPPADYGAQLRAEVLSVLDAYNPDATAVFDVEFGHADPTVPLPLGAKATLDPTVERLRID, encoded by the coding sequence ATGCCCGCGGTATTCACGACGCCGCCGCCGCTCGACGCCGGGAGCCGGGTCGCGGTCGTCGCGCCGTCGCGTCCCATCGACGAGTCACACTTGGACCGCGCGTGCGCGCGACTCCGCGACGTGTTCTCGCTTGACCCGGTCGTCTTCGAGTCCGCCCGCCGCGATTGGGAGTGGCTCCGGAACAACCCGGCGGCGCGCGCGGAGGACGTGATGGAGGCCTTCGAGGACCCGTCGATACGCGGCGTTATCGCCGTCACCGGCGGCGACGACCAGCTTCGAATCCTTCCGCATCTCGACCCGGCGCGGCTGACCGCGTCGCCGACGCGTTTCTTCGGCTTCAGCGACAACGACAACCTCCGGCTGTTCCTCTGGAACCACGGCATCGTGAGCTACGGCGCGACGCTCCACCCGACGCTCACCGTGGACCCCGAAATCCACCCGTACGTCGAGCGATACCTCCGGCGGGCGTTCTTCGAGCGCTCCATCGGCGTCGTCGAACCCGCCCCGGAGTGGACCGACGACTGGTTCGACTTCGACACCGAAGAACCGAGAGAGTGGCACGACAATCCGGGGCGGACGTGGCGGGGCGACGACCGCGTGACGGGTCGGCTCTGGGGCGCCAACTTCAGCATCCTGAAGTGGCATCTCCAGACCGGTCGCTACCTCCCCGACCCCGAGGAACTGGACGGCGCGGTGCTCGCGCTCGAAACCTCGGAGGACGTGCCGCTGCCCCGAGAAGTCCGGTACACGCTGCGGGCGATGGGCGAACGCGGGCTGTTAGAACGGTTCGACGGCGTCGTGGTCGGTCGCCCGCGAACGTACTCGCCCGGACTGGAGTGGGAACCGCCGGCCGACTACGGCGCGCAGCTCCGCGCGGAGGTCCTGTCGGTCCTCGACGCGTACAACCCCGACGCGACCGCGGTGTTCGACGTGGAGTTCGGCCACGCCGACCCGACGGTCCCGCTTCCGCTCGGCGCGAAGGCGACCCTGGACCCGACGGTAGAGCGGCTTCGAATCGACTGA
- the eis gene encoding enhanced intracellular survival protein Eis produces MHLRPLPEEHRETYREFLNYAFRPENGPDWSDERVPDPEGYHPRGFYDAPPDAPVGDLGAADLRTVCAFYDFTARVRGEWHPLPGISAVASPPEARRQGHVAAMLDDLLAEFRDTGRYLSALWPFEYAFYRRFGWATANNYAKTTVPPDELGAVAADPDGEFVRLDADDWARVKDVHTAAATEDLAVDRSEGWIRHRLFRGWDGDPFVYGWERDGDLRGYVVYDVSGDWESRTLSVGELVAVDAEARAQLFRFLRDHDSQVDEVVLSSEHESTRLIDGLTDPRAATVEIKPGPMVRIVDVPAALEAVSFPGDAACDLVLAVADDRCDWNDGSFRVAVDDGAASVESVGDDTNPDATVEIGALSQLLVGARTVEALARTDRLSVTGEEAADALASVFTERDRYLREGF; encoded by the coding sequence ATGCACCTCCGTCCCCTCCCCGAGGAGCACCGCGAGACGTACCGCGAGTTCCTCAACTACGCCTTCCGCCCCGAGAACGGCCCCGACTGGTCGGACGAGCGAGTCCCTGACCCCGAGGGCTACCACCCGCGAGGGTTCTACGACGCCCCGCCCGACGCGCCCGTCGGGGACCTCGGCGCGGCCGACCTGCGGACGGTGTGTGCCTTCTACGACTTCACGGCCCGGGTCCGCGGCGAGTGGCACCCGCTCCCCGGTATCTCGGCGGTCGCGTCACCTCCAGAGGCGCGCCGACAGGGCCACGTCGCCGCGATGCTCGACGACCTCCTCGCGGAGTTCCGCGACACCGGCCGGTATCTCTCGGCGCTCTGGCCGTTCGAGTACGCCTTCTACCGCCGATTCGGCTGGGCAACGGCGAACAACTACGCGAAGACGACGGTTCCGCCCGACGAACTCGGGGCGGTCGCCGCCGACCCAGACGGGGAGTTCGTCCGCCTCGACGCCGACGACTGGGCCCGGGTCAAGGACGTGCACACCGCCGCGGCGACAGAAGACCTCGCGGTGGACCGAAGCGAGGGCTGGATTCGCCACCGACTGTTCCGCGGCTGGGACGGCGACCCGTTCGTCTACGGCTGGGAGCGAGACGGCGACCTCCGCGGCTACGTCGTCTACGACGTGAGCGGCGACTGGGAGTCGCGGACGCTGTCCGTGGGCGAGCTCGTCGCGGTCGACGCCGAGGCCCGCGCACAGCTGTTTCGGTTCCTGCGGGACCACGACTCGCAGGTCGACGAGGTCGTCCTCTCGTCGGAACACGAATCGACCCGGCTCATCGACGGCCTGACCGACCCGCGGGCGGCGACGGTCGAAATCAAGCCTGGGCCGATGGTCCGTATCGTGGACGTGCCGGCCGCCCTCGAAGCGGTGTCGTTCCCCGGCGACGCCGCCTGCGACCTCGTTCTCGCGGTCGCCGACGACCGCTGCGACTGGAACGACGGGTCGTTCCGGGTCGCCGTCGACGATGGCGCGGCGAGCGTCGAATCAGTTGGTGACGACACCAATCCGGACGCGACCGTCGAAATCGGGGCGCTCTCGCAACTCCTCGTCGGCGCGCGGACCGTCGAGGCGCTCGCGCGCACCGACCGCCTCTCGGTCACCGGAGAGGAGGCGGCCGACGCCCTCGCCTCGGTGTTCACGGAGCGGGACCGCTACCTGCGCGAGGGGTTCTGA
- the mptA gene encoding GTP cyclohydrolase MptA encodes MSHQLPDVQASQPDVTVGLSQVGVTGVEKLVKIARDGKRPLVLMAEFEVFVDLPGGRKGIDMSRNMQVIDEVLEAAVSEPAYRVEDMCGDAAERLLAKHEYTTTAEVSMTAELVVREDTPASGLSTQSTAQIIASATATDEGTREEIGAEVVGMTVCPCSQGMSASRARDVLQDLSVDDDTIEEFLDKVPQPGHSQRGHATLTVETEGSPEVDLMDLIDIARDSMSARIYNLAKRPDEDHMTYHAHANAKFVEDCVRSMAEMSIEALDHLGDDAVVHMKQSNDESIHQHNAHAEREVTLGQLRDELDA; translated from the coding sequence ATGAGTCACCAGTTGCCTGACGTACAGGCCTCCCAGCCGGACGTGACCGTCGGGCTGAGCCAGGTCGGCGTCACAGGCGTCGAGAAGCTCGTCAAGATCGCCCGCGACGGGAAGCGACCCCTCGTCTTGATGGCTGAGTTCGAGGTCTTCGTCGACCTCCCCGGCGGCCGCAAGGGCATCGACATGAGCCGAAATATGCAGGTCATCGACGAGGTCCTCGAAGCCGCCGTCTCCGAGCCGGCCTACCGCGTAGAGGACATGTGTGGCGACGCCGCCGAGCGCCTCCTCGCGAAACACGAGTACACGACGACCGCCGAGGTCAGCATGACCGCCGAACTCGTCGTCCGCGAGGACACCCCCGCAAGCGGACTCTCCACCCAGAGCACCGCACAGATTATCGCCAGCGCCACCGCGACCGACGAGGGCACCCGCGAGGAAATCGGTGCGGAAGTGGTCGGCATGACCGTCTGCCCCTGTTCGCAGGGCATGTCCGCCTCCCGCGCCCGCGACGTGTTGCAGGACCTCTCCGTGGACGACGACACCATCGAGGAGTTCCTCGACAAGGTCCCCCAGCCGGGCCACTCCCAGCGCGGCCACGCCACGCTCACCGTCGAGACGGAGGGCTCGCCCGAGGTCGACCTCATGGACCTCATCGACATCGCCCGCGACTCGATGTCGGCGCGCATCTACAACCTCGCGAAGCGCCCCGACGAGGACCACATGACCTACCACGCCCACGCGAACGCGAAGTTCGTCGAGGACTGCGTCCGCTCGATGGCCGAGATGTCCATCGAGGCGCTCGACCACCTCGGCGACGACGCGGTGGTCCACATGAAACAGTCGAACGACGAGTCGATTCACCAGCACAACGCGCACGCCGAGCGCGAGGTGACGCTGGGACAGCTCCGCGACGAACTCGACGCCTAA